The Leptolyngbya subtilissima AS-A7 genome includes a region encoding these proteins:
- a CDS encoding chemotaxis protein CheW, with amino-acid sequence MSNLSLARPQSSGEGGLATQALTPLTHSYLRFTLGSQPALLPTRQVQEAIATPAARITPMPNMPPALLGLINRRSRVLWVVDLALLLGLPTAYPNSQQYNLVLMQIGTVALGLRVSQIDGILSLPPQHMQPAPTHVPPGLVPFLRGCVLQEGEVLLGLDGEALLRAPALQAL; translated from the coding sequence TCGTCGGGCGAGGGTGGCCTGGCAACCCAAGCGCTCACGCCGCTGACCCACAGCTATCTGCGCTTTACCCTGGGCAGCCAGCCAGCCCTGCTGCCCACTCGCCAGGTGCAGGAAGCGATCGCCACCCCCGCTGCCCGCATTACCCCCATGCCCAACATGCCCCCTGCCCTCTTGGGGCTGATTAATCGCCGCAGCCGGGTGCTGTGGGTAGTTGACTTAGCCCTGCTGCTGGGCTTGCCCACGGCCTACCCCAACTCGCAGCAGTACAACCTCGTGCTCATGCAGATAGGAACCGTGGCCCTGGGGTTGCGGGTGAGCCAAATCGACGGCATTCTCAGTCTGCCGCCCCAGCATATGCAGCCAGCTCCCACCCATGTGCCGCCGGGGCTGGTGCCCTTTCTGCGGGGCTGCGTGCTGCAAGAGGGCGAAGTGCTGCTGGGGCTAGATGGCGAAGCCCTGCTGCGCGCCCCAGCGTTGCAGGCGCTTTAG
- a CDS encoding hybrid sensor histidine kinase/response regulator: MSDAKELEIRLQFLDEAQEYLETLGTHLMGLTQTFEASTINEALRAAHSIKGGAALMGFQLLSDLAHHLEDSLKVIKVQRGKIDIDVDLEQLLLAAVDCLGQVMVGQRQCLSQGHQSPVDKRWLEHHAAPIFERLHDRLGDPVEEDAYSMLSPEDGQDVIPLLFQSEVEGCLQRLEGVLSEQSPCLREEVQILAQELGGLGEMLQLEAFVSLCQSVATQVTLVTEDDLVMVVQEALAVWRRAQALVLTGHLDEIPTQMAIAGATFETIPIVDIPGDIIPHLEDGDITAPVWPLGDDSALQPDYLEADITDDVAASWSEAGVQAGFDFADATAAQGANIPGTAATSSSAPNPDEVDSDSTVRVPVKQINQLSDLFGELTIERHRLELEVSRLRGLVGTLQTRMRTLDQVNSDLRAAYDRVATQDTSAPRLPTSASLQNSRALVSPSADLALQSQFDVLELDHYRDLHLPFREIIETIIQLQEVGADIELSLDGTEQTTHTLRKTSRQLQKNLTQLRMRPLADIFDRYPRSLRQMSLQYNKPVELKLKGDRTLVDRNVLEALQEPLMHIIRNCFDHGIEDAETRQQRGKPAVGTIAISAQQQSSRTVITISDDGGGIAVEKIRDRARQMGLDDGLLAAASTQELLSLIFEPGFSTAKTVTDLSGRGIGMDVVRSKLKEIRGDIQVNTELGAGTTFIISIPFTLSVTRVLITESKGMRMAFPVDAIEEIFALPAEYVLATAGRESFEWNGELVQLVRLADWLHFNCPAVIESPETAPAISTPTVMLVRANQKLVGLQVERSWGEQEVALRRVVGNLPMPKGFNSCTIMGDGQVVPLINTAELLYWIASCEASGAATLDDTPMQAYLTSGPGYETSTAARKPTVLLIDDSINVRRLLALTLEKAGYQVAQAKDGQDALDKLTAGLAVEAVICDVEMPRLDGYGFLARLKAETEHEGLPVAMLTSRSSQKHRQLAMNLGAAAYFTKPYNEQTLLKTLENMIQPALVS, encoded by the coding sequence ATGTCCGACGCAAAGGAACTTGAAATTCGGCTTCAGTTTCTCGACGAAGCGCAAGAATACCTTGAGACCCTAGGCACCCACCTGATGGGGCTAACCCAAACCTTTGAAGCCAGCACCATCAACGAAGCTCTCCGGGCGGCCCACTCCATCAAGGGCGGGGCGGCTCTGATGGGGTTTCAGCTGCTCAGCGATCTAGCCCACCACCTCGAGGACAGCCTCAAGGTGATAAAAGTGCAGCGAGGCAAGATCGACATTGATGTCGACCTAGAGCAACTGCTGCTAGCGGCGGTTGATTGCCTTGGCCAGGTAATGGTGGGCCAGCGCCAGTGCCTTAGTCAGGGCCACCAATCTCCCGTCGATAAGCGGTGGCTTGAGCACCATGCCGCCCCCATATTCGAGCGGCTCCACGATCGCCTGGGTGACCCAGTGGAGGAAGACGCCTACTCCATGCTGTCCCCCGAAGACGGTCAGGATGTGATTCCGCTGCTCTTTCAAAGCGAGGTGGAGGGCTGCCTCCAACGGCTGGAGGGGGTGCTGAGCGAGCAGTCGCCCTGCCTGCGAGAAGAGGTTCAAATTCTTGCCCAAGAGCTGGGCGGGCTGGGGGAAATGCTTCAGCTAGAGGCTTTTGTCAGCCTGTGTCAGTCGGTGGCAACCCAGGTCACCCTGGTCACTGAGGACGATTTGGTAATGGTTGTGCAGGAGGCCCTAGCGGTGTGGCGACGCGCCCAGGCCCTGGTGCTGACCGGCCATTTAGACGAAATTCCGACCCAGATGGCGATCGCAGGCGCTACCTTCGAGACCATTCCCATTGTCGACATCCCTGGCGATATCATTCCCCATCTGGAGGATGGCGACATTACTGCCCCCGTCTGGCCCCTGGGCGATGATTCAGCTTTGCAGCCCGACTACCTCGAAGCCGACATCACCGACGATGTCGCTGCCTCTTGGTCAGAGGCAGGGGTCCAGGCCGGGTTCGACTTCGCAGACGCCACTGCCGCCCAGGGGGCCAACATCCCAGGCACGGCCGCCACTAGCAGCTCAGCCCCCAACCCCGATGAGGTCGACAGCGACAGCACCGTGCGCGTGCCCGTTAAGCAGATCAACCAGCTCAGCGACCTGTTTGGCGAACTCACCATCGAGCGCCACCGGCTCGAGCTAGAGGTCAGTCGCCTACGGGGTTTGGTGGGCACCCTACAAACCCGCATGCGCACCCTCGATCAGGTGAATAGCGACCTGCGGGCCGCTTACGATCGCGTCGCCACCCAAGATACCTCGGCACCACGGCTGCCCACCAGCGCCAGCCTGCAGAACAGCCGAGCGCTGGTGTCCCCAAGTGCCGATTTGGCGCTGCAATCGCAGTTCGATGTGCTCGAACTCGACCACTACCGCGATCTGCACCTGCCCTTTCGCGAAATCATCGAAACGATTATTCAGCTGCAAGAGGTGGGGGCCGACATTGAGCTATCGCTCGATGGCACCGAGCAAACCACCCACACTCTGCGCAAAACCTCCCGCCAGCTGCAAAAGAATCTCACCCAGCTGCGCATGCGGCCCCTAGCGGATATTTTTGATCGCTATCCCCGCTCTCTGCGGCAGATGTCGTTGCAGTACAACAAGCCGGTGGAGCTGAAGCTCAAGGGCGATCGCACCCTGGTCGATCGCAACGTGCTTGAGGCCTTGCAAGAGCCGCTGATGCACATCATCCGCAACTGCTTTGACCACGGCATCGAGGACGCTGAAACTCGCCAGCAGCGAGGCAAACCCGCCGTCGGCACGATCGCCATTAGCGCTCAGCAGCAGAGCAGCCGCACCGTGATCACCATCAGCGACGACGGCGGCGGCATTGCGGTAGAAAAAATCCGCGATCGCGCCCGCCAGATGGGCCTCGACGACGGGTTACTGGCCGCCGCCAGCACCCAGGAGCTGCTGTCTCTGATTTTTGAGCCCGGCTTTAGCACCGCTAAAACCGTCACCGACCTCTCGGGTCGGGGGATCGGCATGGATGTCGTGCGCAGCAAGCTCAAGGAAATTCGCGGCGACATTCAGGTCAACACCGAGCTGGGCGCGGGCACTACCTTCATCATCTCCATCCCCTTCACCCTGTCGGTGACGCGGGTGCTGATTACCGAGAGCAAGGGCATGCGCATGGCCTTTCCGGTAGATGCGATCGAAGAAATTTTTGCCCTGCCCGCTGAGTACGTCCTGGCCACGGCCGGTCGAGAAAGCTTTGAGTGGAATGGTGAGCTGGTGCAGCTGGTGCGACTGGCTGACTGGCTGCACTTCAACTGCCCCGCGGTGATCGAAAGCCCCGAAACCGCCCCCGCCATCTCTACCCCCACAGTTATGCTGGTGCGCGCCAATCAGAAACTGGTGGGGCTTCAGGTAGAGCGATCGTGGGGCGAGCAAGAGGTTGCCCTGCGCCGAGTGGTCGGCAACCTACCGATGCCCAAGGGCTTCAACAGCTGCACCATCATGGGCGACGGCCAGGTAGTGCCCCTGATCAACACCGCCGAGCTCCTCTACTGGATCGCCAGCTGCGAAGCCTCCGGTGCCGCCACCCTAGACGACACCCCAATGCAGGCCTACCTCACCAGCGGCCCCGGCTACGAAACCAGCACCGCTGCCCGCAAGCCCACCGTGCTGCTAATCGACGACTCGATCAACGTGCGCCGCCTGCTCGCCCTCACCCTCGAAAAAGCGGGCTACCAGGTAGCCCAGGCCAAAGATGGTCAAGACGCCCTCGACAAGCTCACCGCTGGCCTAGCGGTCGAAGCCGTAATCTGCGATGTGGAAATGCCCCGCCTCGATGGCTACGGCTTTTTGGCCCGGCTCAAAGCCGAAACAGAGCATGAAGGCCTACCTGTCGCCATGCTCACCTCCCGCAGCAGCCAAAAGCATCGCCAACTTGCCATGAATCTAGGGGCTGCTGCCTACTTTACCAAGCCTTACAACGAGCAAACTCTGCTTAAAACCCTCGAAAACATGATTCAACCCGCCCTGGTGTCCTAG
- a CDS encoding GAF domain-containing protein: MTTDFRPYTPTDAAEDPESMNGKTNGLDPTDSNTKGLTYRGVAYGSDAKNGIKITQRSQLSWVQWFSNLSVRQKQMAGLFTSEAISVLGLVGVGSLLIISGGRSQLVNQAKAELAVTDIEYNIKINQMGFGFRGQSDNRAIVDAAVAYARGEAVPSSAIASVQQILKNEVKARNIEYATLVGNDGRIIANANRDRRGQQFDPSGLVGTVLQNPRQIKTSAIVSWEELRNEAPPLPAGFTDQDALIRYTVTPVSDPASGQVVGALVSGDIVNGKDAIPKEAIAPFNNGYSAIYQRGEEGFEIATGLYTGDSPETDQAAANVPLDSLALVEQAAARPGEEVTRRDRINGTTYTLAARAVEDFSGEPVAVMVRGTSEEGLNDMIGNSLRLQMLIALAALAANVGIAALLGRSILRPLQNLQQATWKFGMGDRQARADVYATDEVGQVAHTFNQLAENITASEDVLRRQGQQEQLATARARLLADLTGRIRQSLNEQTILSTAVEGLREVLEVDRVIVYRFQPNSQGGNITAEAIGRGWKRGLGQTLQNPFTADVLEHYEAGRVTTVTNRKEAEVFREYGDMLERLEVMANMVAPLLVGDELIGLLCVHQCDRPRHWTPDEVELLQQVAVQIGYALSQAYLLRQQELTATRERQITEIVSLMRESLDQDRIFRAAVTETRRALQTDRVSVYQFDDTWRGTFVAESVGQGWPAALEDKVYDPCFKEKYIEQYRQGRVQAVANLAEAGLTECHLRQLEQYNVKANLVAPILVNENLVALLIAHQCSGPRQWDDMEVNFFRQVATQLGFALEQSRLYIQTETLSEERRQKQEALQMQLLELLSEVEGASRGDLTVRADVTAGEIGTVADFFNSIVESLRQIVTKVKSSTEQVNASLGENEGAIQTLATEALRQADDVTQTLASVEAMTASIQQVARSAQQAAVVANSASTTAETSGQAMDLTVQNILTLREIIGETSKKVKRLGESSQQISKAVSLINQIAMQTNLLAINAGIEAARAGEEGQGFAVVAEEVGELAARSAEATKEIERIVETIQRETAEVVDAMDQSTTEVVAGTRLVENAKQSLGRILDVSQQIDTLVRSISDATVSQVEISESVTELMQAIAAESTRTSQSSLEISTSLRETVDVARSLQATVGTFKTGEE, translated from the coding sequence ATGACCACAGATTTTCGACCCTATACGCCTACCGACGCGGCTGAAGATCCTGAATCGATGAACGGCAAGACCAATGGCTTAGACCCCACAGACAGCAACACTAAGGGGTTGACGTATCGCGGGGTGGCCTACGGCTCAGACGCTAAAAACGGTATCAAAATTACCCAGCGATCGCAGTTGAGCTGGGTGCAGTGGTTCAGCAATTTGAGCGTGCGCCAAAAGCAGATGGCGGGCCTATTTACCTCCGAGGCGATTTCGGTGCTGGGCCTGGTGGGGGTGGGGTCGCTGCTGATTATTTCTGGCGGGCGCAGTCAGCTAGTCAACCAGGCCAAGGCCGAGCTGGCGGTCACCGACATTGAGTACAACATCAAAATCAATCAGATGGGGTTTGGCTTTCGGGGCCAGTCTGATAACCGCGCCATTGTCGACGCGGCGGTGGCCTACGCCCGCGGCGAAGCCGTGCCGTCGAGCGCGATCGCCTCGGTGCAGCAAATTCTTAAAAACGAAGTCAAGGCTCGCAACATTGAGTACGCGACCCTGGTAGGCAACGACGGGAGAATTATTGCCAACGCCAACCGCGATCGCCGGGGCCAGCAGTTTGACCCCAGCGGCCTAGTAGGGACGGTGCTGCAAAACCCGCGCCAGATCAAAACTAGCGCCATCGTCAGCTGGGAAGAGCTGCGCAACGAGGCCCCTCCCCTGCCAGCAGGCTTCACCGACCAAGACGCGCTGATTCGCTATACCGTTACCCCCGTTAGCGACCCGGCTTCGGGGCAGGTGGTGGGGGCGCTGGTTTCTGGCGATATTGTCAACGGTAAAGATGCCATTCCCAAGGAGGCGATCGCGCCCTTTAACAACGGCTACAGCGCCATTTACCAGCGGGGCGAAGAGGGCTTTGAGATCGCCACCGGCCTCTACACCGGCGACAGCCCCGAGACTGACCAGGCTGCCGCCAACGTGCCCCTCGACTCCTTAGCTCTGGTTGAGCAGGCGGCCGCTCGCCCTGGAGAGGAAGTGACTCGCCGCGATCGCATCAACGGCACCACCTATACTCTGGCCGCCCGCGCCGTCGAAGACTTTAGCGGCGAGCCGGTCGCGGTGATGGTGCGCGGTACCTCCGAAGAAGGCCTCAACGACATGATTGGCAACAGCCTGCGGCTGCAAATGCTGATTGCCCTCGCCGCCCTAGCCGCCAACGTAGGAATTGCCGCTCTGCTAGGCCGCTCCATTTTGCGCCCGCTGCAAAATCTTCAGCAGGCCACCTGGAAGTTTGGCATGGGCGATCGCCAAGCCCGCGCTGATGTCTACGCCACCGACGAAGTGGGTCAGGTGGCCCACACCTTTAACCAACTAGCCGAAAACATCACCGCCTCAGAAGATGTGCTGCGCCGCCAGGGGCAACAAGAGCAGCTGGCCACCGCTCGGGCTCGGCTGCTGGCCGACCTGACTGGCCGCATTCGCCAATCGCTCAACGAGCAGACCATTCTCAGCACCGCCGTCGAGGGGCTGCGGGAGGTGCTCGAAGTCGATCGGGTGATAGTCTACCGCTTCCAACCCAACTCCCAGGGGGGCAATATCACCGCCGAAGCCATCGGCCGCGGCTGGAAACGAGGCCTGGGGCAAACCCTGCAAAACCCATTCACCGCCGATGTCCTAGAGCACTACGAAGCCGGACGGGTAACGACCGTCACCAACCGCAAGGAAGCCGAGGTGTTCCGCGAGTACGGCGACATGCTTGAAAGGCTAGAGGTGATGGCCAATATGGTAGCGCCCCTGCTGGTCGGAGATGAGCTGATTGGCCTACTGTGCGTGCACCAGTGCGATCGCCCTCGCCACTGGACCCCCGACGAAGTCGAGCTGCTCCAGCAAGTCGCCGTACAGATCGGCTACGCCCTCAGCCAGGCCTACCTTTTGAGGCAGCAAGAGCTCACCGCTACCCGCGAGCGCCAGATTACCGAAATCGTCTCCCTCATGCGCGAAAGCCTCGACCAAGATCGCATCTTCCGCGCCGCCGTCACTGAAACCCGCCGGGCGCTGCAAACCGATCGCGTGAGTGTGTACCAGTTTGACGACACCTGGAGGGGCACCTTTGTAGCTGAGTCGGTGGGTCAGGGGTGGCCTGCCGCCCTCGAAGACAAGGTCTACGACCCCTGCTTTAAAGAGAAATATATCGAACAGTACCGTCAGGGCCGGGTGCAGGCGGTAGCCAACCTGGCCGAGGCCGGGCTGACCGAGTGCCACCTGCGCCAGCTCGAGCAGTACAACGTTAAGGCCAACTTGGTCGCCCCCATTCTGGTGAACGAAAATCTGGTGGCGCTGCTGATTGCCCACCAGTGCAGCGGCCCCCGCCAATGGGATGACATGGAGGTAAACTTCTTTCGTCAGGTGGCCACTCAGCTGGGCTTTGCCCTAGAGCAATCGCGCCTCTACATCCAGACTGAAACCCTCTCTGAAGAACGCCGCCAGAAGCAAGAAGCCCTGCAAATGCAGCTGCTTGAGCTGCTCAGCGAGGTCGAGGGTGCCTCCCGCGGCGACCTCACCGTGCGCGCCGACGTTACCGCCGGAGAGATCGGCACCGTCGCCGACTTCTTTAACTCTATCGTGGAAAGCCTGCGGCAGATTGTGACCAAGGTGAAAAGCTCCACCGAGCAGGTCAACGCCTCCCTGGGCGAAAACGAGGGGGCCATTCAGACCCTAGCCACCGAGGCCCTGCGCCAGGCCGACGACGTCACCCAAACCCTGGCCTCCGTCGAAGCGATGACCGCCTCCATTCAGCAGGTGGCCCGCAGTGCCCAGCAGGCTGCCGTGGTCGCCAACAGCGCCTCCACCACCGCCGAAACCAGCGGCCAGGCGATGGATTTGACCGTGCAAAACATCCTCACCCTGCGCGAAATCATCGGCGAAACCTCCAAAAAAGTGAAGCGCCTAGGTGAATCGTCGCAGCAGATCTCAAAGGCGGTGTCGCTGATTAACCAGATCGCCATGCAGACCAACTTGCTGGCCATCAACGCCGGCATCGAGGCCGCCCGCGCCGGCGAAGAGGGCCAGGGCTTTGCGGTGGTCGCCGAAGAAGTCGGTGAACTGGCCGCCCGCTCCGCCGAAGCCACCAAGGAAATCGAGCGCATTGTCGAAACCATCCAGCGCGAGACCGCCGAGGTCGTCGACGCCATGGACCAAAGCACCACTGAGGTGGTCGCCGGTACGCGCCTGGTCGAAAACGCCAAGCAGAGCCTAGGCCGCATTCTCGACGTTTCCCAGCAGATCGACACCCTGGTGCGCTCTATCTCTGACGCCACCGTCTCCCAGGTAGAAATCTCGGAGAGCGTCACCGAGCTCATGCAGGCGATCGCCGCCGAATCCACCCGCACCTCCCAATCCTCCCTGGAGATCTCCACTTCCCTGCGAGAAACCGTGGATGTGGCGCGATCGCTTCAGGCCACCGTCGGCACCTTTAAGACGGGCGAGGAGTAG